One genomic segment of Caballeronia sp. TF1N1 includes these proteins:
- the sctC gene encoding type III secretion system outer membrane ring subunit SctC: MTTNWRKTQNRPMTCGTRTGKAARHLVYLCLVLQNPLANAAQPAWQGAPMRYVARNSRLADVLNDVGRAGGLRLEIARTVRGNVNGVFEQAPSSVFRTLVEAWGLVWYFDGQTIHITTAEDLQSRTIGFAPLSGDAVGALLRNLDLDDPHLPLHFSGDSVKVTGPSRYVDAVANAIVKAQEQLPPPQQTLEQTQIRVFPLRYTQAQDITYTSGNRQQTIAGVASLLRTLMGNTSVARPAATNTRGRPDSLHGTVKGIPPLPSVPGFTETAQDASVDDSPAELPQSAVTPARRNIVADPRTNSVVVYDVPAMMPAYEKAISMLDRPQDLVEISALVMDVSSDAARELGVRWGAGASSSRQSNTLGSVAPALPGASSVALGVDAGLTLTTLIGNSAHFLYEQIHALEKTGRARILSRPRVLTLNNAEAVLSSHNSIYVRVAGNQDANLFNVDTGLTLKVTPTVEQGGGEHSRILLSVQIEDGSFDGDASVDGIPRVNSNSIITQAIVGDGESLLIGGYEYEHTQTSGSKVPILGDIPIIGTLFGDEQTSFDRTERLVLITPRLKRLKADAAAPAELSVDDVPALSAITGKDYPRPPLPDAAFPPLPPLPASQLAAPRNAAHASQGSKQ; encoded by the coding sequence ATGACCACGAACTGGCGCAAGACGCAAAACCGGCCGATGACTTGCGGCACCCGGACGGGCAAGGCCGCACGTCATCTCGTTTATTTATGTCTTGTGTTGCAAAACCCGCTCGCGAATGCGGCCCAGCCTGCATGGCAAGGCGCGCCCATGCGCTACGTCGCGCGCAATTCCAGGCTTGCGGATGTGCTCAACGACGTGGGGCGCGCGGGCGGTCTGCGTCTGGAGATTGCGCGCACGGTGCGCGGCAACGTGAACGGCGTGTTCGAGCAAGCGCCTTCCTCGGTTTTTCGCACGCTGGTCGAAGCGTGGGGGCTCGTCTGGTATTTCGACGGCCAGACGATCCACATCACCACCGCCGAAGACTTGCAAAGCCGCACGATCGGGTTCGCGCCGCTGTCGGGGGACGCGGTGGGCGCCCTGCTGCGCAACCTCGATCTCGATGATCCGCATCTTCCTCTGCATTTCTCGGGCGACAGCGTGAAAGTCACCGGCCCGTCCCGATACGTCGATGCCGTGGCCAATGCGATCGTCAAAGCCCAGGAGCAATTGCCGCCGCCGCAGCAGACGCTCGAACAGACACAGATACGCGTGTTTCCGCTGCGTTATACCCAGGCACAGGACATCACCTATACCTCGGGGAATCGTCAGCAGACCATCGCGGGCGTGGCTTCATTGCTCCGGACGCTGATGGGAAACACGAGCGTGGCGAGACCGGCGGCGACGAACACTCGCGGACGCCCGGATAGCCTGCACGGCACGGTCAAGGGGATTCCGCCTTTACCGAGCGTGCCCGGGTTCACGGAAACCGCACAAGATGCCTCGGTGGATGACAGTCCGGCGGAACTTCCCCAATCCGCCGTGACGCCGGCAAGGCGCAACATCGTCGCGGACCCGCGCACGAACTCGGTCGTGGTGTACGACGTACCGGCGATGATGCCCGCCTACGAGAAGGCCATCTCCATGCTCGACCGGCCGCAGGATCTCGTGGAAATCTCGGCTCTCGTGATGGATGTGTCTAGCGATGCCGCCAGGGAACTCGGCGTCCGCTGGGGCGCTGGGGCTTCATCCAGCCGCCAGTCAAACACGCTTGGTTCCGTAGCGCCTGCCCTGCCGGGAGCGTCGTCCGTCGCCCTCGGCGTGGATGCGGGACTCACGCTGACGACGTTGATCGGCAATTCCGCGCACTTCCTCTACGAGCAGATCCACGCGCTCGAGAAAACCGGTCGCGCGCGCATCCTGTCTCGTCCTCGCGTGCTGACGCTCAATAACGCCGAGGCAGTCCTGTCGTCGCACAATTCCATTTATGTTCGCGTGGCAGGTAATCAGGATGCCAATCTATTCAATGTCGACACGGGACTCACGCTCAAGGTTACGCCCACTGTCGAGCAAGGCGGCGGCGAGCACAGCAGGATTCTTCTCAGCGTGCAGATCGAGGATGGCTCCTTCGACGGCGACGCGTCGGTTGACGGCATACCGCGCGTCAACAGTAACTCGATCATCACTCAGGCTATAGTGGGCGATGGCGAGAGCCTGCTGATCGGCGGCTACGAATACGAGCATACGCAAACGAGCGGATCGAAAGTCCCTATCCTGGGCGACATTCCGATCATCGGGACGCTTTTCGGCGATGAGCAGACATCTTTCGATCGCACCGAGCGGCTCGTCCTCATCACACCGCGATTGAAGCGGCTGAAAGCGGACGCCGCGGCGCCGGCCGAACTCTCCGTCGACGATGTGCCCGCTCTCTCGGCGATCACCGGAAAGGACTATCCGCGGCCGCCCTTGCCCGATGCGGCGTTTCCTCCGTTGCCACCACTGCCGGCCAGTCAGCTTGCCGCTCCACGCAATGCCGCGCATGCATCGCAAGGGAGCAAGCAATGA
- a CDS encoding FHA domain-containing protein, which produces MTDARLFVASGLHAGASIALTADRDLQIGSAADADLILLDTGIAPHHASVRLHGNRLELHAAHADIAVFGQALKVGARTQLRHGATFRLGETALQFSNGAPPTEQAMKSAESAWLLAHAPFTWLRRKCARIPRYQWLAIAVVPLGCALLYSLITLVPRPPEKRSSPLDEPAFRNVRQRTDQTTGARVYEGYVQTAADLGAVSLVARARGGAVRVRVAVIDSMREQLSDFLDKYYRGVRLRAGERPGVFVATLPAADAYLQPESWDYARVDRLAQGQVDGLEALRFDGHENNSGPVRVPLEALGLNLLNSPHAAWLADQQGARYFAGAHLSIGRIERIDPCGASVIRDDGSIYVLIAQRTSSGKSC; this is translated from the coding sequence ATGACCGACGCACGACTCTTCGTCGCCTCCGGGCTGCATGCGGGCGCGAGCATCGCCCTAACGGCGGACCGCGACTTGCAAATCGGCAGCGCGGCCGACGCCGACCTGATCCTTTTGGATACCGGCATCGCGCCACATCACGCGAGCGTTCGACTGCACGGCAACAGGCTCGAACTGCATGCCGCTCACGCCGACATCGCGGTATTCGGGCAAGCGCTCAAAGTCGGCGCACGAACGCAGTTGCGCCACGGTGCCACATTCCGGCTGGGAGAGACGGCCTTGCAGTTCAGCAACGGCGCCCCGCCGACAGAGCAGGCCATGAAAAGCGCGGAATCTGCATGGCTCCTTGCTCACGCGCCATTTACGTGGCTGCGAAGGAAGTGTGCGCGCATACCTCGCTATCAATGGCTTGCGATAGCGGTCGTGCCGCTCGGATGCGCGTTGCTGTACAGCCTGATTACCCTTGTTCCGAGACCTCCAGAAAAACGGTCGTCGCCTCTGGACGAGCCCGCCTTTCGCAACGTTCGCCAGCGCACGGATCAGACAACGGGCGCACGTGTTTACGAGGGATACGTACAGACCGCCGCCGACCTTGGCGCCGTTTCCCTCGTCGCGCGCGCACGCGGCGGCGCGGTGCGTGTGCGCGTCGCCGTGATCGACAGCATGCGGGAGCAACTGAGCGATTTTCTCGACAAGTACTACCGCGGCGTCCGTTTGCGTGCAGGCGAACGGCCCGGCGTGTTCGTCGCGACACTTCCCGCAGCGGACGCCTATCTGCAACCCGAGTCATGGGACTACGCGCGGGTCGACCGGCTCGCGCAAGGACAGGTGGATGGATTAGAGGCGTTGCGCTTCGACGGTCACGAGAACAACAGCGGCCCCGTGCGTGTTCCGCTCGAAGCGCTCGGATTGAATCTGCTGAATTCTCCGCACGCCGCGTGGCTCGCCGACCAGCAAGGAGCCCGATATTTCGCGGGAGCGCATCTGTCGATAGGACGGATCGAGCGAATCGACCCATGCGGCGCATCGGTGATTCGCGATGACGGAAGCATCTATGTCCTGATTGCACAACGCACGAGTTCCGGCAAGTCCTGCTAG
- the sctJ gene encoding type III secretion system inner membrane ring lipoprotein SctJ, with product MRRALILLPLVLLGACKTSLYEGLDEDQANRIVAVLSQHGVESSKERNADKTWTVSVDEDEAVTATELTGAYALPHASHANLGELFNRQGLISSPEEDHVRYVYGLTEELAATLETIDGVLVARVHIVDPQRDPLLGPPMLPSASVMVRYRSDANLEPMREKIRALVAGAVQGLTQDKVYVTLVPVMPVVTQIDLCAQTGHCPPPLADQRKVERVLIVLTVMALLLILAVWVWDSGIRALPRIRIPGVTFFRRRTRQAVPAKPKPGAAANDSSHSREDRT from the coding sequence ATGCGTCGCGCGCTCATTCTTCTGCCGCTCGTCCTGCTCGGCGCATGCAAGACCTCGTTATACGAGGGGCTGGACGAGGACCAGGCCAACCGCATCGTCGCGGTCCTCAGTCAACACGGTGTCGAGAGCTCGAAGGAGCGCAACGCCGACAAGACGTGGACCGTATCCGTCGATGAAGACGAAGCCGTCACCGCGACCGAGCTGACCGGCGCGTATGCCTTGCCCCACGCCAGTCATGCCAATCTCGGCGAACTCTTCAACCGCCAGGGATTGATCTCGAGCCCCGAAGAAGACCACGTGCGCTACGTCTATGGTCTCACCGAAGAATTGGCCGCCACGCTCGAAACGATCGACGGCGTGCTGGTGGCGCGGGTGCATATCGTCGATCCGCAGCGAGATCCGCTACTCGGCCCCCCGATGCTGCCGAGCGCGTCTGTCATGGTGCGATATCGCAGCGACGCGAATCTCGAGCCCATGCGCGAGAAGATCCGCGCGCTCGTCGCCGGCGCGGTGCAGGGGCTCACGCAAGACAAGGTCTACGTGACGCTCGTTCCCGTCATGCCGGTCGTCACGCAAATCGATCTGTGCGCGCAGACGGGCCACTGTCCGCCACCGCTTGCCGATCAGCGCAAGGTCGAGCGTGTCCTCATCGTTCTGACCGTCATGGCGCTGCTGTTGATCCTGGCCGTCTGGGTGTGGGATTCAGGCATTCGCGCATTGCCGCGGATACGCATACCCGGTGTGACGTTTTTCAGGCGGCGGACCCGCCAGGCCGTGCCGGCGAAGCCGAAGCCGGGCGCAGCCGCCAACGACTCCTCCCATTCTCGCGAAGACCGCACATGA
- a CDS encoding FliH/SctL family protein, producing MLIWRVSDWRVESDGYICANDLALLQDLPALQRVNAQRARQEAADLAQRARRVRRQALARGFITGRAAAVHDLAMPAAAAAFALRGLNDRLVKIVVEAVRDVVGDMPAGAIFPNQLRRSLQAAPGQRPLSVRVSACDYEEARQAVSAMEDELGLTLITVLGDADLPPRSCVVETDIGVIDGSLRQQLAALERGIRDAIAAVLDEYTRLDDRLLRQFEVIEQGLRDTLDVLSRDAAPAGWIACNATNGGAAI from the coding sequence ATGCTGATCTGGCGAGTTTCCGACTGGCGGGTCGAATCGGACGGCTATATTTGCGCCAACGATCTCGCCTTGCTGCAAGACCTGCCCGCGCTGCAGCGCGTGAATGCCCAACGCGCGAGGCAAGAGGCAGCCGACCTCGCGCAACGCGCCCGGCGTGTCAGACGGCAGGCGCTCGCACGCGGTTTCATCACGGGCCGCGCAGCGGCGGTGCATGACCTCGCCATGCCGGCCGCCGCGGCCGCCTTTGCGCTTCGTGGCTTGAACGATCGCCTCGTGAAGATCGTCGTCGAGGCCGTACGCGACGTCGTCGGCGACATGCCTGCCGGCGCGATCTTTCCGAATCAACTTCGCCGCAGTCTGCAAGCGGCGCCTGGGCAACGGCCGCTCTCCGTGCGCGTCTCGGCATGTGATTACGAGGAAGCCAGGCAAGCAGTCAGCGCGATGGAAGACGAGCTGGGCCTGACGCTCATCACCGTTCTTGGCGACGCCGATCTGCCGCCGCGTTCGTGCGTGGTCGAAACCGATATCGGCGTAATCGATGGCAGCTTGCGGCAGCAGCTCGCCGCACTCGAACGCGGCATCCGCGATGCGATCGCCGCCGTGCTCGACGAATACACGCGCCTGGACGACCGTCTTCTCAGGCAATTCGAGGTCATCGAGCAAGGACTGCGCGACACGCTCGACGTCCTTTCCCGCGATGCCGCGCCGGCCGGCTGGATCGCGTGCAATGCCACGAACGGGGGCGCCGCGATATGA
- a CDS encoding FliM/FliN family flagellar motor switch protein: MNPFAGLERLTREQAERQNIAALHFGADMPVSVGHRRYTLAFEPCRAHYPLRLHGMACGQPLVLDLDARALIPELSRQSLEKTGKLAYKLIADACEDWLCALEGAFGFALDVTGVSYDASPAPGAYGLALTHVQSGRTASLSFHCEAVDRWLRRQPDPRCNPSALARQIVVSIPVCVAGPTLTLLRLRRIRAGDALVLDKSVQYLRLPLRNGTQRILLKTLGDQIVLDRPILNEDNQPSELTSEFIPVEALTFPFDAVIGSMRLSLYELSRLRQGSLVSLQLSVRERSVTLLCQGLPFAKGELVNIDDVLAVRITSVLQSAHTDVAS; the protein is encoded by the coding sequence ATGAATCCGTTCGCCGGCCTCGAACGGCTCACACGTGAACAGGCGGAGCGGCAGAACATCGCTGCCTTGCATTTCGGCGCCGACATGCCAGTGAGCGTAGGCCATCGGCGCTACACGCTCGCGTTCGAGCCATGTCGCGCGCACTATCCGCTGCGGCTGCACGGCATGGCCTGCGGTCAGCCGCTGGTACTCGATCTGGATGCGCGGGCGCTTATCCCCGAACTTTCGCGCCAGAGTCTGGAAAAGACAGGGAAGCTCGCCTACAAGCTGATTGCCGACGCGTGCGAGGACTGGCTTTGCGCGCTGGAAGGCGCATTCGGCTTCGCGCTCGATGTAACCGGCGTTTCCTATGACGCGTCGCCCGCGCCGGGCGCCTATGGCCTCGCGCTTACGCACGTCCAAAGCGGACGCACGGCGAGCCTGTCATTTCACTGCGAGGCGGTGGATCGCTGGCTGCGACGCCAGCCTGATCCGCGGTGCAATCCGAGCGCGCTTGCGCGCCAGATCGTCGTCAGCATTCCGGTCTGCGTCGCCGGGCCAACGCTCACGCTCTTGCGTTTGCGGCGCATTCGCGCCGGTGACGCGCTGGTGCTCGACAAATCAGTTCAATACCTGCGCTTGCCTCTTCGCAACGGCACACAGCGCATTCTCTTGAAAACTCTTGGAGATCAGATCGTGCTAGATCGCCCCATTCTCAACGAAGACAATCAGCCATCCGAACTGACCAGCGAATTCATTCCGGTCGAAGCCCTCACTTTTCCGTTCGACGCCGTGATCGGCTCGATGCGCCTGTCCTTATACGAACTCAGCCGTTTGCGACAGGGTTCGCTGGTGTCGCTGCAGCTTTCGGTGCGCGAGCGCTCGGTCACGCTGTTGTGCCAGGGATTGCCCTTCGCCAAGGGAGAACTGGTGAACATAGACGATGTGCTGGCCGTGCGGATCACGAGCGTGCTGCAATCCGCCCATACGGATGTCGCGTCATGA
- a CDS encoding EscR/YscR/HrcR family type III secretion system export apparatus protein, whose amino-acid sequence MIGAQTGQLQLVGVFFLLSVAPLVVIMCTSFTKFSIVLTLLRSALGVQQAPGNLAISGLALAATLVVMAPTLHAIGDALSLDERVESGQLPPLPQMIDAVRGPLGEFMLAHSRPAERAFLLDAAKRTDPARDAQESDFTLLVPAFLISEISSGFEAGFLLYIAFLVIDLVVANVLTAMGMMMLSPSTVSIPLKLFVLVAASGIPRLMHALILGYAK is encoded by the coding sequence ATGATCGGAGCGCAAACCGGGCAACTGCAGCTCGTCGGCGTCTTCTTTCTACTGAGCGTGGCGCCGCTCGTCGTCATCATGTGCACCTCGTTCACGAAGTTCAGCATCGTCCTTACGCTGTTGCGCTCCGCGCTCGGAGTGCAGCAAGCGCCCGGCAACCTGGCGATATCCGGTCTCGCGCTCGCGGCAACACTGGTCGTGATGGCGCCTACCCTGCACGCTATCGGCGACGCGCTCTCCCTCGACGAGCGCGTCGAAAGCGGGCAATTGCCGCCCCTCCCGCAGATGATCGACGCCGTTCGTGGACCGCTCGGGGAATTCATGCTGGCGCACTCGCGCCCGGCAGAACGTGCGTTCCTGCTCGACGCGGCAAAGCGCACCGATCCCGCTCGCGACGCGCAAGAAAGCGACTTCACGCTGCTCGTTCCGGCGTTTCTGATCAGCGAGATTTCGAGCGGCTTCGAAGCGGGCTTCCTGCTCTATATCGCCTTTCTCGTCATCGATCTGGTGGTCGCGAACGTGCTGACCGCCATGGGCATGATGATGCTCTCGCCGAGCACCGTCTCCATTCCACTCAAGCTCTTCGTGCTGGTGGCCGCCTCCGGCATTCCCAGACTCATGCATGCACTCATTCTCGGTTACGCCAAGTGA
- the sctS gene encoding type III secretion system export apparatus subunit SctS: protein MNSLPSLTSLATDALLLVFWLSLPMLAVATAVGLLLGLLQSVTQIQDQSLPYGAKIVCVGLVLIVTAPWANREVARLLSHIFTMIASGRTH, encoded by the coding sequence GTGAATTCGCTTCCTTCCCTTACCTCGCTCGCAACCGACGCGCTGTTGCTCGTGTTCTGGCTTTCGTTGCCAATGCTCGCCGTCGCGACCGCGGTCGGTCTTTTGCTCGGTCTGTTGCAATCGGTCACGCAGATCCAAGATCAGAGTCTGCCGTACGGTGCAAAGATCGTGTGCGTCGGACTCGTGCTGATCGTGACGGCGCCGTGGGCAAACCGGGAAGTCGCGCGTCTTTTGAGCCATATCTTCACGATGATCGCCTCGGGCCGCACGCATTGA
- a CDS encoding EscT/YscT/HrcT family type III secretion system export apparatus protein yields the protein MNILDQLSGFAFCMIRPAVALALIPFGNDGALGVTLRAPLVLIFAVLPAQAGLPHEPLAASVMEAGIGLLLGLGFGVVFHAASTAGAILDQQGGYSVGAVYDPNFEQESAAFQTLFTQFAAFTLFTGHGLVALCGVFADAWSIWPPGGPYPGGLARLLAMFSETRLPQSLAQGLQISAPLLALMLLTDVSLGLASRHAKRLNPFSTARTFKAMVLSFALMACVPAILDRLARIFAVSLNLE from the coding sequence ATGAACATCCTAGATCAATTGAGCGGCTTCGCCTTCTGCATGATTCGTCCAGCCGTGGCGCTCGCCCTGATTCCGTTTGGTAACGACGGAGCGCTCGGTGTGACACTGCGTGCTCCGCTCGTGCTGATCTTCGCGGTGCTGCCCGCGCAAGCGGGATTGCCGCACGAACCGCTTGCGGCAAGCGTCATGGAAGCTGGCATCGGTCTTTTGCTGGGACTCGGTTTCGGCGTCGTCTTTCATGCGGCCTCCACGGCGGGCGCCATCCTCGATCAACAAGGCGGCTATAGCGTGGGCGCGGTCTATGACCCGAACTTTGAGCAAGAATCCGCCGCGTTTCAAACGCTTTTCACTCAATTCGCGGCGTTCACGCTCTTTACGGGCCACGGTCTTGTCGCACTGTGCGGAGTCTTCGCCGACGCGTGGTCGATCTGGCCACCGGGCGGTCCGTATCCCGGTGGACTCGCGCGCCTTCTCGCCATGTTCTCGGAAACGCGTTTGCCGCAGTCTTTAGCGCAAGGCTTGCAGATTTCGGCCCCGTTACTCGCCTTGATGCTGCTCACCGACGTTTCGCTCGGACTCGCGTCGCGGCATGCAAAGCGTCTCAATCCGTTTTCCACTGCGCGTACGTTCAAGGCAATGGTGCTCTCCTTCGCACTGATGGCGTGCGTTCCAGCGATCCTCGATCGACTCGCGCGCATCTTCGCCGTCTCGCTGAATCTCGAATAG
- a CDS encoding EscU/YscU/HrcU family type III secretion system export apparatus switch protein, producing MSDKTEKPTPRRLLRARTDGDIAKSAHLSTAMSAALWWLLLAFEAPHTFSGFVQMIDAVSGLDASRSFAWQFKAVLNALLEPGKGALIMLGAGMLANVIPELVQTRGLVSFRRIAPDLKRLNPVEGLKNLFGLKVAFETVLMLFQFAVLIFVAWRVTAEWLVQIEPAYSLDPLSQLALASLSHSRLLALVALSQAAPAVADYAMQHVLRKRRLRMDKEELKREYRDEHGDPYVKGRRRALHRDLNR from the coding sequence ATGAGCGACAAAACCGAGAAGCCCACGCCTCGCCGACTGCTGCGCGCCCGAACCGACGGCGACATTGCGAAAAGCGCCCATTTGAGCACCGCGATGAGCGCCGCGCTGTGGTGGCTGCTGCTGGCATTCGAAGCGCCACACACGTTCTCCGGCTTCGTCCAAATGATCGACGCCGTGTCGGGACTGGACGCCAGCCGGTCGTTCGCGTGGCAGTTCAAGGCCGTATTGAATGCGCTGCTCGAACCGGGCAAGGGAGCGCTGATCATGCTCGGTGCCGGCATGCTTGCCAACGTCATACCTGAACTCGTTCAAACGCGTGGACTCGTGTCGTTCAGGCGGATCGCGCCCGATCTCAAGCGTCTGAACCCGGTGGAAGGGCTGAAGAATCTGTTCGGCCTGAAGGTCGCGTTCGAGACCGTACTGATGCTGTTCCAGTTCGCCGTGCTCATCTTCGTGGCCTGGCGTGTGACGGCAGAATGGCTCGTGCAGATCGAGCCGGCGTATTCGCTCGATCCGCTATCCCAGCTTGCGCTCGCGTCTCTCAGCCATTCCCGTCTGCTCGCGCTGGTTGCGCTCTCGCAGGCCGCGCCCGCGGTAGCCGACTATGCCATGCAGCACGTGCTGAGGAAGCGCCGTTTGCGCATGGACAAGGAAGAACTCAAACGCGAATACCGCGACGAACACGGCGACCCCTACGTCAAAGGCCGGCGACGCGCGCTTCATCGCGATCTGAACCGTTAA
- a CDS encoding flagellar biosynthesis protein FlhA: MNRPSVPLFASLPRQIARHAHIAAAAGFISVLALLILPIPPFLLDLFIGMSFCAGFIMLFSTIYVSRAADLPGFPALLLMTTLLRLALAIASTKMILLQAHAGRIIQAFGELVAGGNVAVGIVVFLVLCAIQFIVVAKGADRIAEVAARFTLDGIPGRQMSIDADSRSGLITAEQAALLRAGLERETYFYGSLDGAMKFVKGDTIASFVIALVNIVGGLAVGIGQRGMPFGDALQVYTILTIGDGLVSQIPSLVVSIAAGLLVTRVSPASGATNLGTDLYEQLTLRPHALVMAGACCAALALIPGFPHAQFALLAALLGGLGFVLMRAAQRARDEARAPMPALARDGSRYMPHLLDEAEVGTSTVLRLRLGNDAFKAVPRDAFNRVLGTLRHHLNTRFGLPFPGLAVVIDERLAAERYIIDVDDVPFASGTLMPQHVLASGRPADVPAEGPSGYRPGFEKSVWIAAGAAASLNASVLNTATPDDVLAQHLIEIFERCAPRLIGTQEVRFLLNRLSPEFRELVAQIEQRITTARLAAVLRQLLQQRVSIRNLRGILEAILRVSANEQTLERMVRESRIELGHQIARTHANLDTWEIRGGVLEAEWENELEASIRHGSDGEPYCPLDFMQLDTLRRVLSGAATPVRLLLTSAILRPHLAQVLGAIGIRMDVLAIDEIPRDVYRINASVTFTRP; this comes from the coding sequence ATGAACCGCCCATCCGTTCCCCTCTTCGCCAGCTTGCCCCGACAGATTGCGCGCCACGCACACATCGCGGCAGCCGCGGGTTTCATCAGCGTGCTGGCGTTGCTGATTCTGCCCATCCCGCCGTTCCTGCTCGATTTGTTCATCGGCATGAGCTTTTGCGCGGGTTTCATCATGCTGTTCTCCACGATCTACGTGTCGCGCGCGGCGGATCTTCCGGGCTTTCCCGCGCTTCTGCTCATGACCACGCTGCTGCGTCTCGCGCTGGCCATCGCATCCACCAAGATGATCCTGCTCCAGGCGCACGCCGGGCGCATCATCCAGGCCTTCGGCGAGCTGGTCGCGGGCGGCAACGTCGCAGTCGGCATCGTCGTCTTCCTGGTGCTCTGTGCGATTCAGTTCATCGTGGTCGCGAAGGGTGCGGACCGCATCGCGGAAGTCGCGGCGCGCTTCACGCTGGATGGCATTCCAGGACGCCAGATGAGTATCGACGCCGATTCGCGAAGCGGGCTCATCACCGCCGAGCAGGCAGCGCTGCTGCGTGCGGGACTCGAACGCGAAACCTATTTCTACGGATCGCTCGACGGCGCCATGAAGTTCGTCAAGGGCGACACCATTGCAAGTTTCGTGATCGCGCTCGTGAATATCGTGGGCGGGCTCGCGGTTGGCATCGGGCAGCGCGGCATGCCGTTTGGCGACGCCTTGCAGGTCTATACGATCCTGACTATCGGGGATGGCCTCGTTTCGCAGATACCATCGCTCGTCGTGTCGATCGCGGCCGGCCTGCTCGTCACGAGAGTATCGCCCGCGAGCGGCGCCACCAATCTCGGCACGGACCTTTACGAGCAATTGACGCTTCGGCCTCACGCACTCGTCATGGCGGGCGCGTGCTGCGCGGCACTGGCGCTCATTCCCGGCTTTCCGCATGCGCAGTTTGCGCTGCTGGCCGCGCTGCTCGGAGGACTTGGCTTCGTGCTCATGCGCGCGGCGCAACGGGCGCGCGACGAGGCACGCGCTCCCATGCCCGCGCTTGCGCGCGACGGCAGCCGGTACATGCCCCATTTGCTCGACGAGGCCGAGGTTGGAACGAGCACCGTGCTGCGCCTTCGACTTGGCAACGATGCCTTCAAAGCCGTGCCGCGCGATGCGTTCAACCGCGTGCTCGGCACGCTGCGCCATCATCTCAACACGCGCTTCGGCCTGCCCTTTCCCGGCCTTGCCGTCGTGATCGACGAGCGGCTCGCCGCCGAGCGCTACATCATCGATGTCGACGATGTACCGTTCGCGAGCGGCACGCTCATGCCCCAGCACGTCCTGGCGAGCGGACGCCCGGCGGATGTGCCGGCCGAAGGCCCGTCGGGGTATCGACCGGGATTCGAGAAGTCAGTGTGGATCGCGGCCGGCGCCGCCGCGTCGCTCAATGCCTCCGTTCTGAATACCGCCACGCCCGACGACGTCCTTGCTCAACACCTCATCGAAATATTCGAGCGGTGCGCACCGCGCCTGATCGGCACGCAAGAGGTGCGCTTTCTGCTCAATCGTCTGAGCCCCGAGTTTCGCGAACTCGTCGCGCAGATCGAACAACGGATCACGACAGCCCGGCTCGCGGCCGTGCTGCGGCAGTTGCTGCAGCAACGCGTGTCGATCCGCAATCTGCGTGGCATCCTCGAAGCCATTCTGCGCGTGTCCGCAAACGAACAAACGCTCGAACGCATGGTGCGCGAAAGCCGTATCGAACTCGGCCATCAAATCGCGCGTACCCATGCGAACCTCGATACCTGGGAGATTCGCGGCGGCGTGCTCGAAGCCGAGTGGGAGAACGAGCTCGAAGCCAGCATTCGCCACGGCTCGGACGGCGAGCCATATTGCCCGCTCGATTTCATGCAGTTGGATACGTTGCGCCGCGTTTTGAGCGGTGCGGCCACGCCCGTGAGGCTGCTGCTCACCTCGGCAATTCTACGGCCGCATTTAGCGCAGGTGCTGGGAGCGATCGGCATCCGCATGGATGTGCTCGCCATAGACGAGATTCCGCGCGACGTCTACCGCATCAACGCTTCGGTTACCTTCACGAGGCCATAA